TGGCATCACAACGATTTGCCGGCATTCGACGAGGTCAATTCGATGTATCTGTCAAAATAATTCAGGCAGCCACGTTCAGCTTTCTTCGCTCAGCGACCTGCTGAAATAATTCCAGACAGCATCGTCGGGCGGCTGAGCCGTCAGGATGATCTCTTCCTTTTTTACCGGGTGCAGGAATACCAACCGGCGGGCATGGAGATGGATCGAGCCGTTCTCATTGGTTCGCTCAGCGCCGTACTTGACGTCACCTTTTATCGGACATCCCATGGTTGAAAGCTGGACTCGGATCTGATGGTGCCTTCCGGTATGCGGTAAAACTTCCAGCAAGTAATAGTGGTCGGATTTTCCGAGTAGCCGGTAATCCAGCCAGGCTCGCGACGAACCCGGAACCTCTTGCGCGTAGGCGCGGCTCTTGTTGTTTTTCTCGTCTTTCTTCAGATAATGGATCAAGGAGCCGGATGCTTGCGGTGGTGCGGTACGAACCACCGCCCAGTAGGTTTTTTGGGTACGGCGTTCCCGGAAGAGTTCATTCATCCTGGCCAGGGCCTTGGAGGTGCGAGCAAAAACCACAACACCACTCACCGGCCTGTCCAGCCGATGCACAACCCCCAGGAAGACCTCTCCGGGCTTCTTGTATTTCTCCTTGATGTAGGCTTTGAGCAGATCGCCCAACGGCGCGTCGCCGGTCTTGTCGCCTTGTACAATGTCGCCGGGGCGTTTGTTGACCGCGATCAGGTGATTGTCTTCGTAGAGGATCTCCGGAAGTCCTGTACGCTCAGTACTGCTCATGCTTGTTCGGGAAATCCTTCGACTTTACATCGCTGATGTAGCGCTCGGTGGCTGCTTTGATATCGTCGTACAGGTTCATGTATCGGCGGAGGAATCGCGGACTGAACTCGTGGGTGATACCCAGCATATCGTGCAAGACCAGGACCTGTCCGTCCACACCGGCTCCGGCACCGATACCGATGATCGGAATTTTCACCTCGGCTGCCACACGCGCCGCGAGTTGAGCAGGTATCTTTTCAAGCACGATGGCAAAGCAGCCCGATTCGGCCAGGATGTGCGCGTCTTCGATGAGCCGTTGAGCCTCGGTATCTTCCTTGGCCCGCACGACGTAGGTGCCGAATTTGTAAATGGACTGTGGGGTCAGTCCCAGGTGGCCCATCACGGGCACACCCGCCGTCAGGATGCGTTCGATGCTTTCTTTCACTTCACGACCGCCTTCCAGCTTCACGGCATGTGCGCCGGATTCCTTCATGATGCGGATCGAAGAGTTGAGGGCTTCCTTCGAATTTCCCTGATAGGATCCGAAGGGGAGGTCGACGACTACCAAAGCCCGGCTGACGGCACGAACCACCGAGGCCGCGTGATAGATCATCTCGTTGAGCGTGATGGGCAGGGTGGTCTCGTAGCCTGCCATGACGTTCGAGGCGGAATCGCCTACCAGCACCACATCGATCCCGGCTGCGTCGATGATGCGCGCCATGGAATAGTCGTAGGCGGTCAGCATGGAGATTTTTTCTCCCCGCCGCTTCATTTCCTGCAGGACGTGTGTAGTGATCTTTTTTTCTTCGGAAGATTGTGCTGAAGACATGGGGGGAGGGTGTTATTCCTGGTGACCGTTGTTGAGCGGTTTCTTGATGACCGGTTTAGCTTGTCGGCAACGCTGAAGGGAGTCGCGCAGCGCCTGGTTCTCCTTTTTCAGGTGTGCCAGCTCTTCCTGCAGTCGGATTGGGTCGTCGGCGGCCACTGGTAAGACGATGATCGGTTCTTCGTTCTGGTCCGGTGTGCGCACATCGATCCAGTCGACGCGACCGCTGGAGTTCGGCCCGATCGCAATTCCAAAATCCCCGCCGAAGTATTGCGGTTCGGAAAACGAGGTAACGAACTGACCGTTAATATAGACATCATAATTGCGGTCTGCCGTGCGTACCTGAATGGTATTCCAGGTGCTTTTCCCGTTTAGCCATTCGCACTTTGTCCATCCCAGGTTGCGGTTATCGCCCGTTAACAACCGATAGCTGACTCCGACCAGTTGTCGGATGCGGTATTCCTTTCGTGCGTTCAATTCGAGGGTGAATCCGCCGTTACCGGAAGGCTGTGCCATAAAGATCAGTCCGATACCCGACTCCGGATCGGTACCGTCATCGATCCGCAGCGATGCGGTCAGGCTGAACGGAGCCTGGATGTTTTTAAGCGATGGGAAAGAAGAGTAGGAGCCACTCGACTTCCGCTGAAGGATGTACTCGCCTTTTTGGAGCAACAGTAAGTTGCTGGCATTCGACAATTCCTTCCAGTGGCCGCTATCCGAGACAAAATCATCGCGGAAGAAGGTCTTGGGAAAATCCAGACGGACCTTTTGGCCATTAACATCCGCGATCGTAAAGCGGTATGTTAATGCGGTAACCGTCATGGCCATGTAAAAGAGCCGGTAGCGCATGCTACAAACCTACGAATTCATTTCCTGTTCCATGAAAAACGGTAGTTTTGCGAAGAATGAAAAAGTCTCTCCTCTTCCTTTTCGCTGCCCTGACACTGGCCTCTTGTTCCGAGGAAATCGACCTGACCGCCGACTACAAGGAAACCATGGTCCTCTACGGCTTATTGGATCCCAACGCGACCAATCAATACGTTCGGATTTCCAAGGCCTTCCTGGGCGAAGGGAATACACTTCAAATGGCCCAGCAGTCCGATTCCATCAACTATGCCAATGTGCTGGATGTTCGATTGGAACGGTTGTCCAATGGCGTGGTGGTCAATACCTATCCGATGACGCGTATTGATACGATCCCGAAGGAGAACGGGGTCTTCGCGGCACCCTATCAGGTGATCTATACGACCAACCAGCGGATACTGACCGATGGTTCGCTTTATCGCATCGTTGCGCGCAATACGGAAACCGGCGTGGAAGCCAGCTCGACCACACGGATCGTTGGCAGCATGCAGGTGTTCAATCCATCTCCCACTGTCCCGGTAGTTGATTTCTCCGCCTTTGGTGAAACAAGGCCGCGCATCAAGGGTGGTGACAATGGGCGATTGTTCGGCCTCATCATGCGCTTTCGTTATATCGAAATAGATTCGTTGGGCGCAGTCACCCGTCATACGGCAGACTGGTTATTCCCGGACCAATTGGCAACCCAAACGGGTGAGCAGGTGGAATTCGTTTACCAGCGTCAGGACTTTTACCGGATCATAGGCTCGCAGATACCGGTGAAGGCCGGCGTCACCCGTAAACTCGATACCCTGACGGTTGGGCTGGGTGCCATTGAGTTCCGTTTTTATTCCGCTACGGAAGACGTCTATACCTACCAGCAATTGGTTAATCCGGCCAATACGGGCGTCGTTCAGGACCGGCCGAGTTTTACGACGGTTGAGAACGGCCTGGGCTTGTTCAGCAGCCGTTTGTTACAGCAGGAGTACCGTAACCTCACGGCCAATTCCCTCGCGGCATTCGATACGAGTGCCTATACGCGCGATTTGAATTTCAGCTTTTAATGCCGCTTTGTCAGGTCATTTTTGACCTAAAAAGCGCCATTTATTCCAGTTCTGCCACTTTTTCGCCAGATTTTTGACTGGCACTATGATTGACTTTCGGGGAGCGCATTACGCACCACATCCTGAAAATCCAATCATCATGAGAAAAGTAATAGGCATTGACCTGGGTACCACCAACTCCTGTGTGGCTGTCATGGAAGGCAACGAGCCGATCGTAATTCCAAACAGCGAAGGGCGCCGGACCACCCCGTCAGTCGTCGCATTCCTCGACAATGGCGAGCGTAAGGTCGGTGATCCCGCCAAACGTCAGGCCATCACCAATCCGCGCAACACCGTTTATTCGATCAAACGTTTCATGGGAGAGACCTTTGACCGGACTACCAAAGAGAAGGAACGTGTTCCCTATGATGTCGTAAAGGGCGATAACAATACCCCGCGCGTCAAGATCACGGACCGACTGTATACACCGCAGGAGATCTCGGCGATCGTACTGCAGAAAATGAAAAAGACGGCGGAAGACTACCTCGGTTACGAGGTGTCCGAAGCGGTCATCACGGTACCCGCGTATTTCAACGATGCGCAACGTCAGGCAACCAAAGAGGCTGGTGAGATCGCCGGATTGAAGGTGCTCCGCATCATCAACGAGCCGACCGCGGCTTCTCTGGCTTATGGCCTCGACAAGCAGGCGAAGGATGAAAAGATCGCCGTCTTCGATTTGGGCGGTGGAACGTTCGATATCTCGATCCTCGAACTGGGTGACGGTGTGTTCGAAGTGAAATCCACCAATGGCGATACCCACCTGGGAGGCGACGATTTCGATCAGAAGATCATCGACTGGCTCGCCGACGAATTCAAAAACGACGAAGGGATCGACCTGCGCAAGGATCCGATGGCGCTCCAGCGCCTGAAGGAAGCTGCGGAAAAGGCCAAGATCGAATTGTCGAGCTCCGCGCAGACGGAGATCAACCTTCCTTACATCATGCCGGTCGACGGTATTCCGAAGCACCTGGTGAAGACCCTTTCGCGCGCCAAGTTCGAGCAACTGTGCGATGACCTGATTCAGCGTACGCTGGCCCCCTGCAAAAAGGCGTTGGAAGATGCCGGCTTGCAGCCATCCCAGATTGATGAGGTCATTCTGGTAGGGGGCTCCACCCGTATCCCGGCCATTCAGCAGATCGTCGAAAAGTTCTTCGGAAAGCAACCGCACAAAGGTGTCAACCCCGATGAGGTGGTCGCGATCGGCGCAGCCATCCAGGGCGCTGTACTCACCGGTGAAGTGAAAGACGTATTGCTCCTGGACGTGACCCCACTGTCGCTCGGTATCGAAACGATGGGCGGTGTGATGACCAAATTGATCGAGTCGAATACGACCATTCCGACCAAGAAAAGCGAAGTCTTCTCAACGGCTTCCGATAATCAACCGTCTGTAGAGATCCACATCCTGCAGGGCGAGCGTCCGATGGCCCGCGACAACCGCACCATCGGCAGGTTCCACCTTGACAGCATTCCTCCGGCTCCCCGCGGTGTTCCGCAGATCGAAGTGACCTTCGATATTGATGCCAACGGCATCCTGCATGTAACCGCAAAAGATAAAGCCACCGGCAAATCGCAGAACATCCGGATCGAAGCTTCTTCCGGTCTCACCGACGATGAGATCAAGAAGATGAAAGCGGAAGCGGAAGCTAACGCGGATGCCGACCGTAAGGTGAAGGAAGAAACGGAGAAAGTCAATCAGGCCGACTCGCTGATCTTCCAGACAGAAAAGCAGCTCAAGGAATACGGCGACAAACTCTCCTCTGGTAACCGCGAAAACATCCAGCGCGCACTCAGTGAACTGAAGGATGCGCACAAGGAACGCGACCTCGGTAAGATCGACACCGCTTTGGCCAACCTCAATAACGCATGGCAGGCTGCCTCTGAAGAGATGTACAAAGCCAGTCAGCAGCAAGGAGCTCCCGGAGCTGACCAGGCAGCCGGCGGACAAGGTAAAGCCGATGGTGAAGTCACCGACGTTGATTTTGAAGAGGTGAAGGACGAGAAGAAGTAATCGACCGATCCGATTTTTCCGAAATGGCCGACCAGGCGTACCTGGCCGGCCATTTTTTTATGCTCTTCGTCATGTCGATCAAGTGGATTCACAGCTACCTTTAATGCCTTATGATGGCCCGAAGTGGTTTCCATTTGATCGTATTTTGGCTGTGTCTCACCGGCAGCTTGTTGGCTCAGCCCGCTGCTCCTTTCGCGCGTTACATAGGATCGCCGGGTAATTACCCTCCGGAATACCGGATCCAATCCGGCCCTGACGGCTATTTCCTGCTGCACAATTTCGTCGATTCCACCTTGTTCGTTCCGCAACTGTCAAAGGTCCGAAACAATGGTGCTGCCGAATGGAGCCGCGATATCGCCCTTTCGGGTGTAGTGTCGCCGAGGGCCAGATTGCTCCTGGCTGATACGACCGGTATGCTGATGGCCGGAACTCTTCAGCAAAATGGTTACAAGACATTTGTTACCCGGTTGGATACTTCCGGTGGTCTGCTGTCGAATCTGGTTATAGACTTCGGTGGTTACAACGAACCGGTCGTTCTTCGGAGAGGTAGGGCAAGTTGTCTGATAGCCGGATATCGGGATTTTCCGGATGGACTTGGTCGCTTCACCTTTGATATGACTATGCTGCGGTTGGATTCGAATGATCAGGTAGTACGTGCTTCGGCCAGTGGAAACGATTCAACTGATTTTACCCTGACTGCAGCAGCCATCTTGCGTGATGGTCGTACAATCTCGGTCGGCGAGGTGGGGAACCGGGCAATGGCACGCTTCCAAAGTCAACTGGCATGGTGGTCGGATCGAGACAGCCTGCTTCGGATGTTGCAGGTGGATGACGGGAGTTTTTACACACGCTTGCGTCCAGTGGAAATCATCCTCTCCGGTGATTCCGCCCTCTTCGTTGCTGCTTCCGGAAGTACGATTGCCGGAAACGAACACGAAGTGGTGGTGTTTAAATTGGATACTGCCGGCCAAATGATCTGGTCGAGACGTTATTATCAGATTGCCTATGACCTGGAGGTCCGAACCATGGCGACCGATCGGTTCGGGCGGATTTGTCTCACCGGCAACTGTTACCGTACGGTAAATGACAACGGGACATTCCTCTTACGGCTGGATCAGGATGGCAATGTGTTGGATGGGGCCTTGTTCAAGGCGCCGGTCTTCACCTTCGGCGGCAACGCGACAACCGACCTTTTGATCGAGCAGGATGGCAGCTGGACGTACCCGGTCTATTATTATGCCGGGAATCTCTATACCCCCGCATTGGTGCATTCCGATACCAGCTTACTGAGCGTATGCGCTGATCTGAATGAACAATTCGTTTTTGCGATGGCCGGGGCGAATCTGATGTTGCTTCACATGACACCGCCGGATCAGGAATTTTTGTCGGTTGCGCCCGATACACTCGGCATCAGTTTTACAAACCGAAGCGTTCACGAGGGTGATTTATGTCTCGCTGTAACGATCGAAAACGATTCCTATACGAATGGCGCGGTGATCAAGGTGTATCCTAATCCGGCCAGTGACCGTGTCTTTTTATCGGGCTTATCGGGTGATCTCGAACTGAGCATCCTCGATGTATCGGGTCGCGCAGTTTATTCAACCCATCAGATCCGTTATGAAGAGGGTGATCCGATCAGATTACCGGAGTTGACTCCGGGTCTTTTTCTGCTAAGGGTTCGCCACGAGGAAGGCAGTTACATCCACCGGTTGTTGATCAGGTAAGGACCTGCCTCACGTTTGCAGCGTCTCCGCCCGGCGTGATTTTCTGTAGCGGTAGATCGTGTGCAATACGACCGTCAGCAGAATGATGACAGCGCCGAAATAAAATCCGCTGTTGAGAATCTTACCTTCATTCGCGAAGAGTACGGCCAGAATGATACCATAGACCGGTTCCAGGTTAAGCGCGAGCGCCATGGTATAGGCCGACACTTTTCGAAGCGCTTTGAGCGAAAGAATCCAGGTCCAGACCGTGCACACCAAGGCCAATATCAAGAGGTAAATCCAGTCCGTCAGCGTCGGAATGAACTGATGCGTTGGTTGTACCAATACGTATACCGGTAATAGCAGCGTCAGAAAGCTGAAACCGGATCCCAATTCAATGAAGCTGATGATCGTAGGGTCATAACGTGACGCGATGCGCCGGTTAAAGACACTAAAAGTTGCGCTGAGCAGAGCGCTGATCAGGCCGACCAGGATACCTGCCGAAGCGGATGCGTCGGACCGGTAGATCGTAAAGATCCCGGTCAGGGCCATGGCGGAAAACAGGATCTCGACATGATCGAATCGCTGCCGGTTGACAAGTGGTTCAATAAACGACGAGAACAGCGCGATGGAAGAAAGGCAGATCATCGCTACTGAAATACTGGAAAGCTTGATCGAGCCGTAAAAGGTCAGCCAATGCAACATCACCAGGATGCCGATACCCGAAATGTTCATCCATTCGGACCGATTCAGTTTCGGCCATCCTTTTCCCGGTAGGACAATGAGCGAAAAGCTGATCCAGCTCAGGAGGATCCGGTACCACACCAGCATGCCTTCATTCAACTGGATCAATTTTCCGAGCAGGCCCGTAAACCCCCATATAAAGATCGCCAGGTGCATCTGGAAGTAAGCGCGCTTCATCGGGACGAGGGTGATGCTGGAAGATTAAGGGTTTAAGCGGTGGGGTCAGGGGAGAAATCGGTCAAGCTCCCGGTATAGTTCAAAAATCGGCAAACCCATCACGTTAAAGTAACTCCCATCGATCGATGAAATGATCGGTACATGTTTGTCGGGATCGGCAGCAAGCGATTCTTCAAAGAGCCGGGGTTTGCCAAGATGATCGAGAAATGCACGTTCTTCTGTTGAACAGGGATTCATGTTTTTCGGAAGACATTCCTGCGCTCCGTAGGCCCCGGCTTTGTCGTAGGGTTGATATTCATCGATGTAGGTTTCGATTTCCGAACTGGAAAGCGGTCGGAAGGTTACGGTCGTTTCTACACTAAAACAATACCGCTTCCCAAGCAGGCTCAGGCATACGCCGGTAAACACCTGGTGCCGGTTACCTTGCAGCCGGTCGAGGATGCGAACCGCATCAGCACGATCGACCGGCTTACCGAGAACATGTCCGTCCTGCCAGACGATCGTATCAGCTGTCAGCAATAATTGACCGGCAGCCAGAGCCTCGTCAAAAGCCATGGCTTTGAACTCGGCCAGGTGAAGGGCTACTTCGGCTCCTTGCAGGTGTCCGGGCGGGACTTCCGGAACGTCCTTTCGGAGGACTTGGATGGGCCATCCGATCCCTTCCAGGAGTTGCCGCCTGCGAGGAGATCCTGAGCCCAACAGCAGTTCTGTATAGCTGGTTAACAGGCGTTTGTGAACACTCCGGGGATCCATATGGCGAAAGTACGAATACGGATCTTCAACCCGCTTCATGCGGCTCACCCTGCGTGAAAAATGTATCTTTGGTTCCGGGCACTCGCTGCGAATTCGTGTTCAACCGTCTGCTTTTCGTTCTGCTGTTATTGCCGCTTGCTACCGCGGCCCAGGATACGCTTGTCATTCGGCTCCTGGAGGATTCCCTGCAACGGGAACGGAATGATAGTCTCCGGATCAAATACCTGAACGACATTTCCTGGCAATACCATTCGTCCGATATCGAGCGGGCAATCAGTTATGCCGATCGTGCAGGCGTCCTGGCACATAAATCCGGTAACCAATGGGGAATCGCGAAATCCTACATTCTCCACGGAGTTTATTTTACCATCCAGGGGCAATACGATTCCGCCATCGCCAACTATGAACGATGTCTGGCATTGCGCCGGTCGCTCGGGGATTCCGCAGGGGTAGCTGCTACGTATCATGATATCGGCAGTGTCCACCTGTTTCGCGGCGATTATGGCCCTGCCTTGGACTTCTTACTGCGGTCATTGCGGCTGGAGCAAACCTATGGTACGCCGCAGAACGTAGCGGAAGGTTTCGTCAATGTCGGCAACGTCTATATGGCCATGAAGCGCTATGATGACGCGCTGACGAATTATTACCAGTACCTGAAGATCATTACGCCGCAAGGCGATGACGTGGCCATGGTGGAGGTGTTGAACAATATCGGGAATGCCTTATTGGTCAAGGAGCGGATAAAGGAAGCCGACTCGTCTTTTCAAGTGGCTATCGAACTCGCTCGAACGAAAGGAAGTCTTGACGGCGAAGCCATGAGCCTCAGCGGAATGGCCAGTGTGCAGTACAAGCGAAAAAACTACACGGCCGCTGAATCTTTGCAGCTTCGCGCCATTCGGATATGGGAAACCTTGGGCAATCCGGCGTCCATGGCGGAGGGATGGAACTTGCTGTCCGAACTGTATTTCACGAACGGACAATTGCGCGAGAGTATACACGCTGCGGACAGCGCATTGGCGCTCGCAGAAGAGATTGAATCGAAGAAACAGATGCGGGATGCCTACGGTCATCTCGCCGATGGTTATGCCGGTTTGAAGATGCACGAGAAAGCGTTCGAGTACCTGGGAAGTTACGTGCGCTATCAGGATAGTCTTCAGGATGAGGACCTGAATGAACGCATCGCGGAAATGCAAACGCGTTTCGATACCGAGCGGAAGGAGGCGGAAAACAGGTTGTTGCAACAGGATAATCGGATCAAAGACCTTCAGTTGGCACGGAGTACCACGGTGCGCTGGATATTGGTCGGTGCATTGTTCGTCGGTTGGGTGATCGCCTATTTGTTGTACAGTCGCTTCAAACAACGGCAGCAATTGCGTATGCGGGAGGCGCTGCTGGAGGAACGCGAGCAGCGTACGCGTGCGGTGGTGGAAGCTGAGGAGCACGAACGCGTCAGGATCGCCCGTGAATTGCACGACGGCGTAGGGCAGCTGCTTGCGGCTGCTCGTTTGAATATTTCCCGACTTGAATCCTCCGGGAGTCATGAAGCACTTCAAACCGGATTGCAATTGTTGGACGAATCAGCACGGGAAGTCAGGTCGATTTCACATGCCATGATGCCGTCGGCCCTTTCCTCCAAGGGGCTTGTAGAGGCGATCACCGGTTTTGTACAAAAGATCTCCAAAGGTGGCCTGCATGGAAGTGTCGATGCATCAGCTATGGAAGGCCGATTGACGAGCGAGCAGGAAGCGATTCTCTTCCGGGTGATCCAGGAATTGATCGGAAACATTCTGCGCCATGCGAAAGCCACCGTCTTTTCGGTCCAGTTCGTCCGGCATGAGCATACGCTTAGTATCCTCGTGGAAGACGACGGCCGGGGTATGCCAGGAGACATGGCCGGGAATGCTGAAGGCATTGGAATGAAAAATGTCCGCACCCGTGTGCACTATCTTGGTGGCGAGGTTTATTGGGATAGCCAGACAGGGAAGGGGACAACCGTCAATATTGAAATTCCACTGGGTAATGGATAGGATCATACGAGTGTTTCTGGTGGATGATCACCAGGTCCTGCTGGAGGGTATCCGTTCGCTGCTGATGCAGGCGCCCGGCATTGAAGTGGCAGGCATTGCTGTTTCCGCTAATGCTGCCCTGGAAGCGTTCCAATCCTCGCAACCCGATGTGTTGCTGACAGACGTTCAATTACCCGGAATGGACGGCGCGGCCCTGACCAGGGAGGTGAAGCGCTTGTACCCATCGGTCATGGTTTGCGCCCTCAGCATGTCAGGCGACCGTGAGACGATTGGAAAACTGCTGGATGCCGGAGCAACCGGATATATCCTCAAGAATACCGGACAGGAAGAACTGCTTCAGGCGATCCGGACGGTAGCCCGGGGTGAGTTGTATTTTTCCGACGAGGTGTCTGCCGAAATGATGCGCGCCCTCGCCTCGCGTAAAGAGCAGCCCGTCGCACCTCAACCAGTACTGACCTCACGGGAAATTGAGATTGTCCGCCTGATCGCAAAGGAATTTTCAAACGCCCGGATCGCGGAAGCACTGTTCATCTCTGAACGGACGGTGGAAACCCATCGGAAGAACATTTTCCGAAAGACCGGAACCAAGTCGGTCGTCGGCTTGCTCAAGTTCGCGATGGAGCAGAATTTACTTTGATATTTTACTGATTTCAACATTATCCGGCCGCTATCCGTGCTGGTGGGTATGCGATTTACCCGGAGGACGGGATTGATAGGACCTGTTCGCAGATACATTTTTGCAACGGGAAATATCAGTTGTCTATGAATCGTATCTTCTTGATGGTGCTTTGTTGTACCCTGTTTTTTGCGGGGCTTTATGCTCAGCCGATAGCAGACCCTAAATTGATCGAGCAGCGTGTGCACGCGGAGTTGGACGCCTGGCAACAGGACCCGGCTCAATTGTCGTTCGTAGCCCGACATTTTCCGGAGGTGCGTGGAACGGTGGTCGCCGACATCACCCTTTCCGGAAAGGGACGCATCGAGACCTTTTTTCTAAGCGAGACGGATATCAAGGAACCCCGCTTCCTGGAGTACCTGCAGAAGCAGGTGAAGAAACACAAATTAAAGACGGTATTGCACAAGGGCGCTCGACAGAAAGTGCGTCACCGCTTTGTCTGGAATTAACCCCTAACACAAATACGTACGAAAATGAAAAAGCAATTACTCGCGCTGGTCACAGTCGCGCTGCTCGGAACGGGATATGTCCGCGCTCAAGACGATGAATTCCCGCAAGTATGGGAAGCAGAATTCACCAATAAGGCCAAAGTGCTCTCGGTCGTGAATTCCGACGGATCCATGATCGTCGGATCCGACGAAAATGAAGTCAGTGTACTCGATGGTCAAGGGAAACAACTTTGGTATAGCCGGTTCAAGGACCTGACCGACAAGGAAGGTGTGAAGAACGGAGAGCTTCAGAATATCTACTTTGATGCCGGCATGCTTTTTCTGTTTGAAAAGAAAATGGGAAAGGACAAACTGACGGTCGTTGATATCAAGGCAGGAAAAGCCTTGTGGACGACTGATCGTTATTCGGATCTCACGGAGGATAACATCGAATACATCCCGCAGTTGGGCGCATTCTTCTTTTCATTGAAGAATACTACGGTCCTGGTGGATGCCAAGACAGGCCAGCAGCGCTGGGAAACCGACAAGTTCAAAGGCTCGGTCGGGGCCTTCCTCTATGACGATTCGCGCAATGAGTTGCTGATGATCAATTACAAGCCCTCTCAGCTGGCTGCCTTGTTCAGCGGATTCAAGAACCAGTTGATACGCATCAATGCCGCCAACGGGGAAGTAAAGTGGAGCACGAGTTTCTTTGGCTTCGTGGAACGAAAGGTCCTGACGCGTGAAGCTTTGGCCAGCCTCACCCTGAAAGGCGGCAAGGTATTCCTGGAGCTGGACGGTATCCAGGTGTTTGATCACGAGACGGGTCAAATGCTCTGGAGCGCGGTCTATGAATCCGACGAGGAAACGCGAAGGGGTCTTTTCAACCGAGGCCCCCATGGCGGACGGGTGATCAAAGGTGGTATCTACGGCGCAATTGCCGAGCCATTGTATACCAACGACGGTGTATATGTTGTGCTGGGTAGCGGAAAGCTCCGCACCAAGTTCATCGCCAAGTACGATCTGGAGTCCGGTAAGAAACTCTGGGAATCAGAAAAGATCACCGGTGCCGGCGCTATGCCCAATCTGCACCTGGAAGATGGCCGCCTGGTGGCACAGATCGGCGGTATTGTGAATAAGCAAACGATCGAAAACAAGGTGGAGACCGGTCCTAACGGCACTGTTACGACCATCTACTACAACAACGAGTGGGACTTCATGGGCGGATACGGCATTATCGCCCTTGATCCGGCTTCTGGAGCCAAGGTTTGGCGGTCCGAGAAATTCGACAAACGCATCACCGACCTCGTCTTCGGGGACGGAATGGTCTTCGCGGGTTCGGGGGACGAATTCTACGGGTTTGATGTGAAATCGGGCGAGATGAAGATTAACGTCGATCACTCCAAGGGTGCAGTTGGGAAATCCATGTGGGCCTTCGATAACGGTGAAAGTGTCGCATTGGTTTGTGATAAGGGTCTTGCTGCCTACAACAAGAAAGACGGTGCAAAGCTCTATACGACCGATAAATTCCGGGGTGTCAGTGCATACCACCACGTAGGCGGTAATTTCTTTCTTCGTCGCGACAACGGTAGCAGTAACACCATTTGCGCGGTGGATCTAAAAACC
This genomic stretch from Bacteroidota bacterium harbors:
- a CDS encoding PQQ-binding-like beta-propeller repeat protein; the encoded protein is MKKQLLALVTVALLGTGYVRAQDDEFPQVWEAEFTNKAKVLSVVNSDGSMIVGSDENEVSVLDGQGKQLWYSRFKDLTDKEGVKNGELQNIYFDAGMLFLFEKKMGKDKLTVVDIKAGKALWTTDRYSDLTEDNIEYIPQLGAFFFSLKNTTVLVDAKTGQQRWETDKFKGSVGAFLYDDSRNELLMINYKPSQLAALFSGFKNQLIRINAANGEVKWSTSFFGFVERKVLTREALASLTLKGGKVFLELDGIQVFDHETGQMLWSAVYESDEETRRGLFNRGPHGGRVIKGGIYGAIAEPLYTNDGVYVVLGSGKLRTKFIAKYDLESGKKLWESEKITGAGAMPNLHLEDGRLVAQIGGIVNKQTIENKVETGPNGTVTTIYYNNEWDFMGGYGIIALDPASGAKVWRSEKFDKRITDLVFGDGMVFAGSGDEFYGFDVKSGEMKINVDHSKGAVGKSMWAFDNGESVALVCDKGLAAYNKKDGAKLYTTDKFRGVSAYHHVGGNFFLRRDNGSSNTICAVDLKTGVIKGEVKSKGKGGGGQYGDGIDITTDGEYIFTFKGKDVQKLKVNK
- a CDS encoding EamA family transporter — translated: MKRAYFQMHLAIFIWGFTGLLGKLIQLNEGMLVWYRILLSWISFSLIVLPGKGWPKLNRSEWMNISGIGILVMLHWLTFYGSIKLSSISVAMICLSSIALFSSFIEPLVNRQRFDHVEILFSAMALTGIFTIYRSDASASAGILVGLISALLSATFSVFNRRIASRYDPTIISFIELGSGFSFLTLLLPVYVLVQPTHQFIPTLTDWIYLLILALVCTVWTWILSLKALRKVSAYTMALALNLEPVYGIILAVLFANEGKILNSGFYFGAVIILLTVVLHTIYRYRKSRRAETLQT
- a CDS encoding response regulator transcription factor, giving the protein MDRIIRVFLVDDHQVLLEGIRSLLMQAPGIEVAGIAVSANAALEAFQSSQPDVLLTDVQLPGMDGAALTREVKRLYPSVMVCALSMSGDRETIGKLLDAGATGYILKNTGQEELLQAIRTVARGELYFSDEVSAEMMRALASRKEQPVAPQPVLTSREIEIVRLIAKEFSNARIAEALFISERTVETHRKNIFRKTGTKSVVGLLKFAMEQNLL
- a CDS encoding sensor histidine kinase, whose protein sequence is MKNVSLVPGTRCEFVFNRLLFVLLLLPLATAAQDTLVIRLLEDSLQRERNDSLRIKYLNDISWQYHSSDIERAISYADRAGVLAHKSGNQWGIAKSYILHGVYFTIQGQYDSAIANYERCLALRRSLGDSAGVAATYHDIGSVHLFRGDYGPALDFLLRSLRLEQTYGTPQNVAEGFVNVGNVYMAMKRYDDALTNYYQYLKIITPQGDDVAMVEVLNNIGNALLVKERIKEADSSFQVAIELARTKGSLDGEAMSLSGMASVQYKRKNYTAAESLQLRAIRIWETLGNPASMAEGWNLLSELYFTNGQLRESIHAADSALALAEEIESKKQMRDAYGHLADGYAGLKMHEKAFEYLGSYVRYQDSLQDEDLNERIAEMQTRFDTERKEAENRLLQQDNRIKDLQLARSTTVRWILVGALFVGWVIAYLLYSRFKQRQQLRMREALLEEREQRTRAVVEAEEHERVRIARELHDGVGQLLAAARLNISRLESSGSHEALQTGLQLLDESAREVRSISHAMMPSALSSKGLVEAITGFVQKISKGGLHGSVDASAMEGRLTSEQEAILFRVIQELIGNILRHAKATVFSVQFVRHEHTLSILVEDDGRGMPGDMAGNAEGIGMKNVRTRVHYLGGEVYWDSQTGKGTTVNIEIPLGNG
- a CDS encoding Maf family protein encodes the protein MDPRSVHKRLLTSYTELLLGSGSPRRRQLLEGIGWPIQVLRKDVPEVPPGHLQGAEVALHLAEFKAMAFDEALAAGQLLLTADTIVWQDGHVLGKPVDRADAVRILDRLQGNRHQVFTGVCLSLLGKRYCFSVETTVTFRPLSSSEIETYIDEYQPYDKAGAYGAQECLPKNMNPCSTEERAFLDHLGKPRLFEESLAADPDKHVPIISSIDGSYFNVMGLPIFELYRELDRFLP